taaattcaatgcacacagactgaagtagtttaagtctttttattttaattgtggtgattttggctcacatttaacaaaaacccaccaattcactatcttaataaattagaatatggtaACATGCCactcagctaatcaactcaaaacacttgcaaaggtttcctgagccttcaaaatggtctctgacaatcattgacacccttcacaaggagtgtaagtcacaaaaattccttgccaataagctggctgttcacagagtgctgtttcCAAGCATGTTGCAGAgagttgagtggaacgaaaaagtgtggaagaaaaagatgcacaacctactgagagaaccgcagtcttatgaggattgtcaagcaaactggattcaagaattttagagaacttcacaaggaatgcactgagacTGGGGCCATCAAGAGCcatcacacacagatgtgtcaaggaatttggctacagttgtcgtattcctcttgttaagccactcttgTACCACAGACAACGCCAGAGGCATCTTCCcagggctaaggagaagaagaactggtcTAAAGACATTGGTCCAGAGTcctttttttcagatgagagcaagttttgtatttcatttggaaaccaaggtcctagagtctggaggaagggtggagaagctcatagcccaagtttcttGAAGTGCAGTGATATGATTTAATGTCAATTgcgttttttgaaaaccaaagtcactgcacccatttaccaggaaatcttggagcacttcattctttcttctgctgaccaactttatgaagatgctgatttcattttccagcaggatttggcacctgcccacactgccaaaagcaccaaaagttagttaaatgaccatggtgttggtgtgctcgactggccagcaaactgatcagacctgaaccccagagagaatctatggggtattgtcaagaggaaaatgagaaacgagaccaaacaatgcatatgagctgaaggccactgtcaaagaaacctgggcttccataccacctcagcagtgccacaaactgatcacctccatgccacgccaaactgaggaagtaattaaagcaaaaggagcccctacaaagtattgaatacatgtacagtaaatgaacttaccttccagaaggccatcaattcactatttttatttttttattttattggtttgagcaaaaatcatcacaattaaaagaaccaaagacttaaattcagtgcacacagactgaagtggttTATTAAATACACgactttcacaatttgagttgaattactgaaattactgAACGTTTCATTGaacttttaatttattgagaagcacctgcaTATTGTTGGTCTTTTGTAAGTTTTAACTGCTTTTATTGTCCTaatttataagtcgctttggataaaagcttcctCTAAATTACTTTAAGATTAAAACATCAATCTGATTGAGAGCTTCTTATAaagtaaatttatcttgatttgaggattttttgtttgtgtattgAAAGTCATTGTAGtcaatgtaaatgtaagttttttttgtttgtttttttatgtatgtaaaatgttaatgttgCCTTTGAGGATTCggagggtaaaaaaaaagaaatgctttgAATAAAGCTTCTGCATGATACACAAACATCTAAAATCACTTGTTATAGCATCACCTTGTGGCCAGTTCTATCAAAAAGTGCATTGCACTTAATTGTACATGTCATGATCCGATTTTCAGATCTTTTTATGCCGCGTTCCCACCGCAGGAACTACGGAcgttggcctggtactcggtgtgtttccaccgcaggaaccaggaactaaataaagttccgggtaaaaaaaatgcccctcagaaagtccctgctggcgaggtggtaccaTAGACTGGGTGGTACTTTTTCCGGAACTTTCGGTGgcgacttgggcgctaaacatcctgattggttgagttcaaccaccatttattcggatcatttgcaaaatattactgttattgtgtcatgaaatgtaatttttaaagtatagatacatttttgaaaattggtttttcaaaagaaaagaaaaaaaatcagaaaatggATAAAATCCAGTCATCCATGAATGATTTATTTGTCAGTAGTTGTTTAAAAATCTTTGTAGGATTAGGGTACCTTTTgatccaaaaaaattaaaataaaataaaaaataaagttgatcCTGATCAGACTGCAACTCAGTGCTCTCCCTCAGGATTCATGCATCATGGACAGTCCCTGGCACTTCAGTACAGCTCATGATGGTGAGGTCATGCATAATGCATATactgtagagaaaaaaaaaagaaaaggaagaaaaccATTAACACAAGCCTCAAGTAACTGGCTGCTTGGACCCTCAACTATGTAACCACGTAACTTTCCCTAATCTTGTGCTTGCAATTTAAGTTTTGTACTTTTCGAATACAAAATGTCAGGGGTATATAcaatataatgtttaatgttttgaaagatttCGATTTGCGTACAGTAAGCGGCAGTGTCGAGCAACCCCCAGATACAATAACAAGCAGAAGAATCGCCGGATATCCGGGAGTGTTGCATTGTAGGGTAACGCTAACGGAGTGGCTGAAGCAATGAATTAAGAACttcatgcttaaaaaaaatccGCTCGGGCTCTGGCCGAACGCTGGCGGCGTCTGTTAGTTTATCCAGGCAGCTTGAGAATGAACGATCGGAGCTGAATCATGATTATAGACGTGCACAGGAACAGCAGCAGACGCAGCACTGATGTGTGGATGTGGAGAGTCAGCGTAAACTGATCAACCGAAAGGTACCGACTCCTCTCATCCTCTGGTCAAACACTCATCCTCTTTCCCTGGATTTGAGTTCAAACTatattcaaatgcattcattctcTCTGACAGTGTTTTAGTGATCTGCTATAAGAAACCGACCGCATCATTTGAAGCTCCACACAAAGCCGCCTCTGTGACTGTTTTATCATTAACAACGCATTGAACCTCCTCGTCTGGAAGCGCCTCGGCAGCACATCCCTCATGGCCTCTTCATCGGGCAACGACGATGACCTCACGATCCCGAGGGCGGCGATCaataaaatgattaaagaaaCACTTCCCAATGTGCGAGTGGCGAACGACGCCAGAGAGCTGGTGGTGAACTGCTGCACAGAGTTCATTCACCTCGTCTCATCCGAGGCCAACGAGATCTGCAATAAATCCGAGAAGAAGACTATATCCCCAGAACATGTTATAAACGGTGAGGATGTCACTTCTGGATGACTTTGAGATCACGAACTGCTAATTAATCAGAAGGATGAATGATGGAGGGTTGTATTCAAAGCTTGCGCAGTAAACTTGAGTTAAAGGGTAGTTTACTTCAAATAAACGTGCTTTCATttgctcactctcatgttgttccaaaccccacATTTCTTGCTTCAGATGAGCACAAAATGAGATGTGTGCTTGAGTGATAGTGACTGTCCGCCTCGGTCACCATTCACTCATTggctcatttaacatttctaattCATGATCTTTAACCAGCCTAAAGTGTTCTGCTGGTCTCATCTGCTCTTCCAGCCTGGGGCCAGTTTCAAAAACATAGCCATTATGTTCAGACTGCACTAGTTTGGCCACATTTGTCCCCTGGTCTGGCTAGTCGTTTGAATGATTTTAAAGAGGTTTGGGGCACTTTTCAGCTGCTCGGTCTTGCTGAAGGTCAGCTTAGCCTTTCTGGGGGACCGCCTTAAACTGGCTTAGATTGGTTTAAAGAGGAatttacctaaaaatgaaaatggtttgacttgctccaaacctgtatgcttttcattcttctgtggaatacaaaacaAGATAATGTACATTTTGAGTTATCCCTTTAAATATGTTTATCAAATTCATAGTGGGGATTGCGCTGATTGCCCTTTATGGGTTTGAACCTACAACAGGTTACCGCTAAAGTCTTGGATTGTGTTAATTCAATGCAGTCTGATTAATTCAGATTAGTCTAAAGATGAATTCAGTGTTTCAGCATTAATTATGGAtttaaactacaacccgaattccggaaaagttgggacgttttttaaattttaataaaatgaaaactaaaagactttcaaatcacatgagccaatattttattcacaatagaacatagataacatagcaaatgtttaaattgagaaagtttacaattttatgcacaaaatgagctcatttcaattttgatttctgctacaggtctcaaaatagttgggacggggcatgtttaccatggtgtagcatctccttttcttttcaaaacagtttggagacgtctgggcattgaggctatgagttgctggagttttgctgttggaatttggtcccattcttgccttatatagatttccagctgctgaagagttcgtggtcgtctttgacgtatttttcgtttaatgatgcgccaaatgttctctataggtgaaagatctggactgcaggcaggccaggttagcacccggactcttctacgacgaagccatgctgttgttatagctgcagtatgtggttttgcattgtcctgctgaaataaacaaggccttccctgaaatagacgttgtttggagggaagcatatgttgctctaaaacctttatatacctttcagcattcacagagccttccaaaacatgcaagctgcccataccgtatgcacttatgcacccccataccatcagagatgctggcttttgaactgaacgctaataacatgctggaaggtctccctcctctttagcccggaggacacggcgtccgtgatttccaacaagaatgtcaaatttggactcgtctgaccataaaacactattccactttgaaatagtccattttaaatgagccttggcccacaggacacgacggcgcttctggaccatgttcacatatggcttcctttttgcatgatagagctttagttggcatctgctgatggcacggcggattgtgtttaccgacagtggtttctgaaagtattcctgggcccatttagtaatgtcattgacacaatcatgccgatgagtgatgcagtgtcgtctgagagcccgaagaccacgggcatccaataaaggtctccggccttgtcccttacgcacagagatttctacAGTTTctttgaatcttttgatgatgttatgcactgtagatgatgagatttgcaaagcctttgcaatttgacgttgaggaacattgttatttaagttttccacaatttttttacgcagtctttcacagattggagagcctctgcccatctttacttctgagagactctgcttctctaagacaaagcttttatagctaatcatgttacagacctgatatcaattaacttaattaatcactagatgttctcccagctgaatcttttcaaaactgcttgcttttttagccatttgttgcccccgtgccaacttttttgagacctgtagcaggcattaaattttaaatgagctaattaagtggataaaagtgtaaaatttctcagtttaaacatttgctacgttatctatgttctattgtgaataaaatattggctcatgtgatttgaaatttctttagttttcattttattaaaattaaaaaaacgtcccaacttttccggaattcgggttgtacacagAAGATAGATGCGAATGTGTAACAGTCACGATAAAGGTTTACAGTATGAAGATGATGATAATGATTTCTTATTCACTGGTTGTACATTTCATTTCCAACAGATACGTAACGTCGTAACaatgaacgtttttttttttctctcctcagcGCTTGAAAGTCTAGGTTTTGGGTCATATATCGCAGAAGTAAAAGATGTTCTGCAAGAGTGTAAAACAGTAGCACTTAAACGGAGGAAAGCCAGCTCTCGACTAGAGAACCTTGGCATCCCTGAGGAAGAACTTCTCCGTCAACAGCAGGAGTTATTTGCCAAGGTAAAAATCCCTGAAGGGATGCTTTAAAAGCATGTTGAACTATTCACGAAACAGCTGAAATCAGCTTTGCGCTCTTGTGCCTTGTATTGTGTAACAACCTGAACGCTGTGCTTTGAAGTGGCTCTTCTGATCAGTTCTGCTGTCTCGCAGGCACGGCAGCAGCAGGCCGAGCTGGCTCAGCAGGAGTGGTTACAGATGCAGCAGGCCGCCCAGCAGGCACAGCTAGCGGCCGCTTCAGCCAGCGCTGCTCAGCAGGCCGGATCTTCCCaggatgaagatgaagaggaTGACATGTGACTCCTGGCAGGCTTTTCAAGCACACAGATGGACtgacaaatgtatatatatatttacagacaTGTACGGCTTCGATCACACTCTCTGTCCTCTGTAACCTTTGCACAGAGGGACCTCTGCAGTGTTTTCTTCTACATAAACTTTTAAATCCCAGATCAGCAGTATAAATTCATACTGACTGTTTAGGAGCAATCATGGGTGTTCTCCTGTGATCTGTTGCTATGTTTGCCTTGATTTACTTGTTAACAAGAATCATTAGCTTTCAAAAAtccctcttttttttctcatttgtttcGGATTTATTTGAAGCCAGTTGCCATTAGTTACACCTTATGTGAACGTTAAGACACGTGCTGTGACATGAGGTGCATCATGTTAATGTCATTTGGCTAAATTCAGGAGCCGGTGTTTTGAATCGCGTCCTGTTTTAGGCAATTGCGTATTTCTCTTATACTTGTATTTGTAAAATAGCTTAAAGAAACGCATTTTTTGGAAAGCGATTTTTACAGCCGTTCATCCCCACTTCGGTGTTTCTCTTTGTTCTGCTGAGTGAGATATGAGAATGTGTTTTGTATTTTACGATGATGCTTTTTGGTTCATTTTAGTTCAAGTAAAGATAATAAATATTGTGTAGATAGGCTTTTAGCTGCCCTGTGTTCAGAACAGTATTCCGAGGAAAAGATTTACATGTGCAGTATAATAATCTGTGTCATTGTACCAAAGATagaaaaaactatgaaaaattcAGTCACCAGATATGCTTTGGAAATCTGCTCATGGTATTCGCTCTCTGTATGACGTGAACACTTTGCTGCATACAGCACTAAATGCTCTGCGAATCTCACTTAGTACTATGTTTTGATAGCAGGGTTTTTTCCAGGTGCAATGTGTAAAAGTGCAGATGTGAATGTGTGGTTAATTCTTGTATCTTGTGATGACTGGTAAGGTGTAGTTGAGAAGTGTATTCACATGCCTTTACAAAAGCTGTAAGCTGTATTCTCCAAGCAATAAAGTCACCCAGTTTTATAGACAGCCCgtgttctgttgttgttttttaatgaaagatttgaaaataaaaatcgaTTACAAATGTTATAAACAAAGTGTTCTTGATGGTAATTGccagaaatattttaaatggcaTAACAGATAACTAATTCAGAAAATGAAAGTGGAAATAGTGTCTTTGAACAGGGTGGTGTTTATATTATTGTGCGTCGACAGATGGCGCTCCTGTAGCCCTAATGGATACGAAATACTTACTATGGCAAAGGTTttgaaacattaacatttatgaCGCAAACTGACGTTCTCCCAATAGCCCAGTGCGTTTTGCTGAATAATTTATCAGGTTACGTGACTGGACGCTACCGGAAAGTTACCAGGCAACGTCAAAatgacctaattaatattcataagcttTGTCTCTGCCCGCTGTGGACGTGTAGACAAACTGTTGCGCTCCAGTCCTTCCAGCGTTCCCACCGTTCCGCCTTATTTTCGCGTACAGAAGTGAAAGGTCGATCGGTTTCTGAGTTTGGCCGTGTTAAATAAACATAGAGAATTCTGCAGAGCATTCAAGTCAAGAATAACATGTTTATGAGGTGACGGTTGTTACAGGCGAACTTCATATAACGTTATTTTATATACTGCCATCGACAGGTCGGACTGTTTTGGCAGTATCACACCAAGGTTGTCCTTCCATTCCCGTTTTTTCCTCTCCACTAAACCGACTGAGCCGAGATACGGTAAGTGTCAAACTGACtgcatgtttacagtatgtttaaagGCGTTTATATGTGCACTTCATCACTCTCATTCAGTGATATTCTGTGCAGAGGTAACGTTAAATAACGTTAATCgtgtaacgttaacgttaaatGTTTATTAACAGTGTTGCACGAAGACTTGTTTGTGTACGATATTGTTTTGATCAGGCTTTAGTCAATATTATCTGTCTCTTGTTTGGTTGCTGCTGTAACAAGGAGCTCATGTTCAACCATCAGAAAATTATTACAATGGCTGTTAAGATTTGCTGTACATTTGTTTATTTGCCATTAATGTGTTtccagcttgaatggtttaaGATCAGCTGAGATATAACTGTCACCTTTAGACAGATTATATCTGGTAATATGAAGACATTATTCCTGTATGGGATCTTCTACTCTTATGCTGTTCTTTATGCTTTGGAAATAATGATGAGTTATTGATCATCAGTGTTCTGCAATAACTACAACAAGATGTGACTTACCACAGGAAGTTCAACAACACAGTTTATGTCATCTGGAAGAAAGCCAGAACACGCTCATTCATTATGACTGACTTGAACCAGATATGTAAACGTACTGTAAAGGACTTTGCACATTGATCTGTAAAATGCAGACAGTACATTTCAGTTTAGACTTGAATAGGTATTCTGGGTATTCGcataaaacgaaaaaaaaaaagtgtagaaatCTGAGTCTGTTCTTTCAGtggcatattttatttatttgtttaaagtttgctataatatattaatataatgttgTATTTTCATACCATTTGAAACCGTGTGATGGTTGCGTGAATGTTTCTAGGCTGTTGATCCTGTGGTGTCTTGTCAGCAGAGGGGTCTTAAATCTTTACCCTTCCGTGCTTAATTCATTTATTGGCCTTTGTAATTGGATTTATAGCTCATGAAAATAAACAGGTGTAGTTCACCCcaatttttactgtacattatttttttacccTTATGTTTTTCAAAACCTTTTTACTTCCTATCTTCTGTTGGAAcacaaatatattaagatttgtttttttgtccataccACAAACAAGTCACTAGGGTCCAAGACAACAttgatttttgtaaaatacagatttggaacaatatgagatTGAGTAAAATGCAAACTTTTCATTTTGTGGTGAACTATTTTTACTTTAAAGAAGTGTTCCATTAGTGGTTCCAATTGGGTTCCAATGGCTTTGCAATTAATTGAAATACGGCCTCCAAAGTCaaagttttcatgtttttaaaagcatgaaataGAACTTGCACTGTTCCTCAGGAGGAATTTATGTGCTCGGAGACAGAACAGAACACGGTCAAGTAAAGTGAACGTTTATCCTTAGGTACGTGCCTAAACGctcaaatacatgcaaaaatgtgtcaaaacGCGGCGCTTGAATATTATTCATGTATACCCTTGTTGGTTATGTAATATATGAACGGAAACAGTTGGAATGAAAACGTGTGTAACAGTAAATTGGATTCTACTCTCAGCCTCATTCGTCATGCTCAAGGACCGTTGGctgaatgtctgatgcatatgggacacaaaagtggaaacttatcaggatcaactaaacattGGAGTtttaaaagtatgtgaaatatttagagtttgtggcatagaatctttaaaatatgtccaagAGATTGTAGCGGAAATTCCACGCTGCAAAACATGATGCTAAaagaaacgaactgtgattgattgtttgacatgtcggtcaaatggcctcatgggcgggccttggttAATGAAtgctgccatggattccagaccttcagccgtcagtctgagaaccggttgcatcggttttcggatcaccagtagttctttcggacagttcgatttaataaaccggttgaagaaaacagttcaccggttcttttgcgctcaacgtaatggcgtcattggtgatgattgcaagccttcggtttacctgggctcataacattagcacagaatcagttcagaatcaatctttaaaagaatcagttcggttcagatgctctgtgtttcggtctgcttcacgctgaatcacacatgcgcagtatcatcagctcctcggttctcgaatcggacacgtcagACAGAAACGATTCTTGAATCGAgaatgagtcagtcttttgttcgttatctggcttgtctcgtcttcagttctctcttcacagcatttcagtcagtgtactatttgagtacattaattactccgggatattggtttgttttaactcaaagggagtgtcagccacattaaaaaagttaacagcttaagtcatttgtggattaatgcgtattggagacgtgaaccgtttaaaacgattcagttcgatttggtgaactggttcaaaaagatccggttacatcgaatgattcgttcgcgaactggatatcacaaactgctttgttttgaactctctcacaaccgACAtggaagagaacacaatgctgaataaagtcgtaatttttggaccaaaatgtattttcgatgcttcaaaaaattcttactgaccctctgatgtcacatggactactttgatgatgtttttcttacctttctggacatggacagtaaaccgtacacacaacttcaatggagggactgagagctctcggactaaatctaaaatatcttaaactgcgttccaaagataaatggaggtcttacgggtttggaacgacatgagggtgagttattaatgacataatttagatttttgggtgaactatccctttaatattgatcaaacaacaaaagacaaagacaAAATCACACACTCTTCTTGACTGAaggacttttgtagctttaataagaaacAAATGAAGTTTCATtcttacattgaagactatgctgttttattttactttcagtTATTAAATTTCTGTAGTAGGCTGTTAGCTAAATACTTTAGActtgcactgtttgttttatttgtatccttttttctattttatttgtcctttcCTTTTTTATTACTAACCGTTTAATTATTTGCAATAATTTTTGAAGaccttttttttctaatattagCTAGCCTATATTTTAGTGTTATATAGAGAATTGTGAAATTTTGCTGGTCTCTAGAATGTAAATGCcatagcaaccttatttacagaaaatatatatttattatattctgtatatatatggCTATCTTTAAATCACTcatataaagttttggtcatGTGGCCCACTCATAATTGtgttaaataatcgtgattacaatattgaTCAAAAATAATCATGATTATGATTTCCGCCATAATCAAGCAGCCCTAGTTTCAATAAAGAATTTAGAAAATAATTGGCTCAAACATGTTTCCTGAACACTCCACCAATCTCTCGTTGATGGGACAAACATATAGTTCCGCCCCAAACTCATACCATTGacacatgtcaatgtcaatgtcacctttatttatatagcgctttaaacaaaatacattgcgtcaaagcaactgaacaacattcattaggaaaacagtgtcaataatgcaaaaatgatagttaaaggcagttcatcattggattcagttatgtcatctctgttcagttaaatagtgtctgtgcatttatttgcaatcaagtcaacgatatcgctgtagatgaagtgtccccaactaagcaagccagaggcgacagcggcaaggaaccgaaactccatcggtgacagaatggagaaaaaaaccttgggagaaaccaggctcagttggggggccagttctcctctgaccagacgaaaccagcaggtcaattccaggctgcagcaaagtcagattgtgcagaagaatcatatgttttctgtggtcttgtcctggtggtcatcttagacaaggtctttacaggggatctgtatctggggttctagttgtcctggtctccgctgtctttcagggatgtagaggtcctttctaggtgctgatccagcatctggtctggatacgtactggatccgggtgactgcagtgaccctctgatctggacacagactggatctggtggccacggtgacctcggaacaagagagaaacagacaaatattagcgtagatgccattcttctaatgatgtagcaagtacataggttgttatgggaagtgtttccggttccggtttacctaattaatgcagcctaaaaatcctttaacggatttggataataaaagcatgttagtatgttatgtgtatgccaggttaaagagatgggtctttaatctagatttaaactgcaagagtgtgtctgcctcccgaacaatgttaggtaggttattccagagtttgggcgccaaataggaaaaggatctgccgcctgcagttgattttgatattgtaggtattatcaaattgcctgagttttgagaacgtagcggacgtagaggattataatgtaaaaggagctcattcaaatactgaggtgctaaaccattcagggctttataagtaataagcaatattttaaaatctatgcgatgcttgatatggagccagtgcagtgttgacaggaccgggctaatatggtcatacttcctggttctagtaagaactcttgctgctgcattttggactagctgtagtttgtttactaagcgtgcagaacaaccacccaataaagcattacaataatctaaccttgaggtcataaatgcatggattaacatttctgcatttgacattgagagcataggccgtaatttagatatatattttgagatggaaaaatgcagttttacaaatcacAAATTTTACATCTTggtggtgtgttgtgtgtgttaagAGTCAACGTTGCCTGGTTGTACAAGGGGTCAAGATTTGCCTGGTCACAGTTGTACTCAGTTTGAAAAGCTATTTTAACAGATACCTTTCTCCAGACATCAAAGACCTTCTTGGTAAAGACTCAAAGAGCACCACgaatattagaataataatattatattgtacaTTAGTTTAGATAATTATAATAACAGTTCGAATACTACAAAGTCATGTGAGGAATGGCGGGAGTTAACCAATGAATGTGGATTTACCAGTTTGGTCTAGTTTAAGAACCAGACAATTTGCAATGTTTGCCTTTGGCTTTCCCACTTTATGTAATCTGATTGATCTGTAATTCATATTCTTAAAGATTAACTAACTAATTCGGCCAATATTCAAAATCCACCAAATATCAATACATTTACAGGGCTTGAATTTCGGCATGGGATTACGGGGATTACACATAATTCTACTGATTCCCACAGTTTATGTGCTTGTAACGTGGAAAATTCCCACAAAAGTTTCAGTGTAGTAGACACTCGGGACAGATGACGGAGTGTATCGTTTGCATGTGCTTCTGAGTCTTACAATTTTAAACACTCAAGTGCTCAATTCAATACTTACTCTACAACTCTGTTAGACCTCTTTCTGTGAGCTCACACCCAAAGTGCGCGCTCATAGGGCGCATCTGAGAGCACGAGACTACAGAATGAAGTAGTGTTGCGCCTTATTGAATGTAAACAGCCAGATAGatacaaaattatgtcaaaatgcctgtcTTGATGATTATTCATGTAAACAGTCGATTTATACTAAACAGTTGAGAAACAACACTTGTATAACAGCTAGATCCGTGCATgtggtcttaaagagacagcaacCTAAATAAACCTGCTGCTTATTTATACATTGAAGattaaccagtgttattttaaagt
This is a stretch of genomic DNA from Carassius carassius chromosome 10, fCarCar2.1, whole genome shotgun sequence. It encodes these proteins:
- the LOC132151926 gene encoding protein Dr1; translated protein: MASSSGNDDDLTIPRAAINKMIKETLPNVRVANDARELVVNCCTEFIHLVSSEANEICNKSEKKTISPEHVINALESLGFGSYIAEVKDVLQECKTVALKRRKASSRLENLGIPEEELLRQQQELFAKARQQQAELAQQEWLQMQQAAQQAQLAAASASAAQQAGSSQDEDEEDDM